ATCTTTCGTTCGATCAGGCTATTTATGTATTTGAATTAGTTGATGAAGATCTTGTTTCGGATATTCTGGTCGAACTGGAGGAAGACGTTAGGGAGAGAATTCTTAAAAAACTGTCATCAAAAGATATTGCATCATCTATAGACGAACTTGAAACCGATGATGCGGCAGACATACTTGCCGAACTTCCCGAAAAGAAAAAACAGGAAGTAATTTCCGAAATTGAGGATGCCGAACATGCCAAAGACATTGTAGAACTTCTTCGTTACGATGAAGATACTGCCGGTGGTCTGATGGCGAAAGAACTGGTACAGGTAAATGAAAACTGGACAGTTCTTACCTGTGTTCGCGAAATGCGTAAACAGGCCGAACACGTCGAAAAAGTTCATTCAATTTATGTTGTTGATGATGAGGAAAAGCTTTTGGGAACTCTTTCACTAAAATCGCTGTTAACAACTTCTACAAACACTCCAATTAAAGAATTGTACAAGAAAGATGTACACTATGTAAGCGTTACTGAAGACGATGAAGACGTTGCATTGATTATGCAGAAGTACGATATGTTTGTTATTCCGGTTGTTGATGAACTGGGCCGTCTGGTAGGAAGAATTACCATCGATGACGTTGTAGACGTAATTGTTGAAGAGGCCGAGAAAGATTACCAAATGGCATCGGGTATCTCGCAGGATGTAGAATCTGACGATACTATCTGGCGACTCTTCAAAGCGCGTTTTCCATGGCTGCTGATCGGATTATTCGGTGGTTTTACATCCGGAAATATAATCGGATCATTTGGCGATATTATTCAGGGCCATATCATACTGCTGATGTTTATCCCGCTTATTGCCGCAATGGGCGGAAATATCGGAGTGCAATCATCTGCAATCGTTGTGCAGGGACTTGCAAATAATACCATAAAAGAAGGTAATGTTATCAAAAGGATACTAAAAGAAATTGGGCTGAGTTTAACCATAGGCCTGGTTTTATCGGTATTGATATTCGCCTTTATTAAATGGCATGGCAGCGATATTGTTTTTGCCTATGCAATCGGTATTTCACTGATCATCGTTGTGGTTTTGGCGTCATTAATAGGTACCATAGTCC
The Bacteroidota bacterium genome window above contains:
- the mgtE gene encoding magnesium transporter produces the protein MHVEITSALIEELVDFIEQKNNPKILEKLEHFHPADIAEIMDDLSFDQAIYVFELVDEDLVSDILVELEEDVRERILKKLSSKDIASSIDELETDDAADILAELPEKKKQEVISEIEDAEHAKDIVELLRYDEDTAGGLMAKELVQVNENWTVLTCVREMRKQAEHVEKVHSIYVVDDEEKLLGTLSLKSLLTTSTNTPIKELYKKDVHYVSVTEDDEDVALIMQKYDMFVIPVVDELGRLVGRITIDDVVDVIVEEAEKDYQMASGISQDVESDDTIWRLFKARFPWLLIGLFGGFTSGNIIGSFGDIIQGHIILLMFIPLIAAMGGNIGVQSSAIVVQGLANNTIKEGNVIKRILKEIGLSLTIGLVLSVLIFAFIKWHGSDIVFAYAIGISLIIVVVLASLIGTIVPLILDKYDIDPAIATGPFITTTNDIVGVLIYFSIASAFIN